A region of the Bacteroidales bacterium genome:
CTGGCAGTTTTTAAAATGGGCTATAACTCGTTTATAGATACGGACTTTCCGTACAAAGCCTCCGCATTTTGGTATGTATTGTACGGTTCATACTGTTTTCTGATTTTTGTTAGATGGTAAAAATACGCTTATTCTGTTTCAAAATTAAACACTTTTACAAATCATCAAAAGGCGATTTAATCTTTTTCAGGCTTTTCTCCGAAACATGTGTATAAATCTCAGTTGTCTTGCTGCTTTACCCCGTAGGATAAAAAAAGTTACGTAACCTGTTCTTAATATATATTTTGCCATTTCCTGACTTAAGATACTTCTCTCTTCTTGTTGCATCTTGCTGGTTGATGCATCCTTCAAAGTATAGTAGCTCTAATGGCACTCGATTTTTGGTTGATGGCACTTTACCCTCATTGTGGAACTGCAATCTTTTCTTCAAATCAGAAGTGTACCCTGTATAGAGCAATTCATCATTTTTACTTCTTAATACATAGACATAGAAAAACATACTACTTCATTTTTAATCCAACGGGGTGAATGACCTAATAATTCTTGTATAAACCTGATATCCGTTCCACTTTCAAGCAAATGAGTCGCGTAACTATGCCTTAGCCAGTGCAGCGTGGCAGGCTTCCTTATAACTGCTTTTTTCACAGCTGCCCTGAACACTTCCTGCAAACTGGTGGCTGAATACTGTTCTCCAGGCTTTTGCCCCTCAAACAACCAAACCTTTGGCCGGTAAGCTTTATAATAGCTTCTCAACATCTCAATGACTTTTGCTGAGATTGGCACAAGCCTGTCTTTCCTGCCTTTTGCATTCCGGATCGTTAGCATACCTCTTTTTGAGTCAACATCGCCTGGCTTTAGGTTCAGCAATTCGCTGCGCCGCAATCCGCAGGCATAAATAAGGCTCAGCATGGTGCGGTGCTTCTGGTTCACTGACGCATTTAAAATTAGAGCAACTTCTTCTTTGCTCAAAACATTGGGCAATTTATACTCCCGCCTGGGTCTTTCAAGCTTGTCAATTTCTATCCGGCTCTTTACAATCTCCCTGAAAAATAACTTAGTGGCATTCACTACCTGGTTCTGAAACGAAAAACTCAAGCCACCGGGGATGATATGGCTATTCACATAGTTTACCATATCATCATTGCTTATTTCGGTAAGCGGTTTATGGGAGTTAAATTCAAGAAAACTTTTGATGGAGCCAATATAAGTATTAATAGTGGATGCACTATAGCGCTTATGCTGCATCCATAACCTGAAATCCTCAACCAGCTTTCCATTTTCCCCGCTTAGAGCCTTTTTCAGATTTAAAGGACTGTCTTTGGTCTGAACCACCGGATTCTGATTTTCCCGTTTCAATGCGTTGTAATCAAGATAAGCATGTGGCTTTAGAGCCTCAAAAACAGCACCCAGGTTGAAATCTTCCTTCACAATATACCATCGCTGCCTGGAAACGCTCCACCTGGCACATCCCAGGGCTTTTACAATTTGTATCAATTGCTGGTCTTTGGGAAATAGCAGAAAAACTACTTCCCATTCATGGTGTTTTCCAGGTTCTAATGTGATGGTAGACTTCAAGCTTTCTCGTGTTTGGGGCGTGAAGATGAAATATGCAGCCAATGTATGAAAAAATTTGTTTTCCAATCAAAACCTTTTCAGCTTCTTGTTAATACCTGAGAAATGACATTGAGAGTGTGAGAAGGTGGGAAGAGGGGAAGATGGGAATATGAGAAACGGAGACTGGGAGAGTGGGAGAAATGGAGTGTTGGAGTGATGGATTTGTTAATTCAAAATTCAAGATTTATGATTCGTAAATCTACAAATAACAACAATGTCAAATTTGAAATTTTGGAATTTGAGCTTTGAGTCCACTCCGAAAAGTATATCTGCCCCTAAATCTCCTAAAGGGGACTTCCACAAAGTGCTGATTTTTAGCGTTTCTCCGCCGCGGCGGATCAGGGGTTAAAAACGATAAAAATCAGCAATTTGTGACTTTTTGGAGTGGACTCAGCTTTGGATTTTAAACTTTAGTTTGAGTAGTGGAGTGATGGAGTGATGGAGTATTGGAATTTACGACTTCAGATTTACGATTTTAGATTTAGCACGAATGACGCGTTTGGAATTGGGATTTATTTTGGATTTTGGATTTTGAACTTTGTGGATGGGGAGAAGTTGGGAATATGAGATAGTGAGAAGAGGAGAAACTGAGAAAATTGGACCGGAAAACGAAAAAATTCTCAATTTATCGTGGATCAAACAAGGGATTTCCGGGGACCTCCTAGGGGTCATCTAGGGGTCAACTAGGGGTTTTGCAGGCTTTGCTAACATGTATAATGCTGTATATCTGTTGTTTAACAGCCAAAAACAACTGCTAAGTCCCCGGAAAGTCCCTAGCGGGTCCCCGGAAATGAGGTTGGAGGCTTTGACAAATTGGGGGAGAATGGTTGATTGGTTGATTGGTTAATTGATTGATTGGTTGGAGTAGTGGAGTAATGGAGTAATGGAATGATGGAGTGATGGAGTGACTTGTCCGCCGAAAGCACGGGCTTGTGGGTTGATAGCGGATGGAATGTGGAAATGTTGTGAATAAGTTTGCTAGGAGCGAGTCCCCCTTGGCGAAGGGGGTTAGGGGGATTGACTTTCTAAATCACTGAAGTAATGGAGTATAGTAGTTGATTGGTCAACTGCTCAATTTGTTAATCGGTTAATTGATAGATTGGTTGGATAGTTAAATGGTGGATTGGTTAAGACGTTGAGACGTTCAGACGTTCAGAGTCGAACGCCCAACACCGAACCATCACTTTGACCAATTGAGTGACCGTATCATTGAACTTTGAACCTTGAACCATGAACATTGAACCCGAAACACCGAACGCCAAACGCCAAACAATTCTTAATCAACGATCAGCTTTTCGGATGCTGTGCTGCTGCCTGAAGTAACGCAGATCAGGTAAACGTCACGTTGAGATAAGGTAAAGTCCAGTTTAATCGTATTCTGGTTTGTCGAATTCCTTTGCAACATGAGTTCTCCGGTCATACTGAATACCTGGATGATTGATTCCGCTTCATAAAGCTTTTCTGAAAGTTCTATAGTGACAATGCCGCTTGCCGGATTGGGAAAAATCTTAAACAAGCTGGAATTATCAGTTAGTAATTCAGGCTTGCTAATGGCGATTGGTTCTGACAGCAGGATTGAAGCGCGTTGGGTGCAGTAATCTTCAGTTTCGGTGATCCTGGCGAGCAGATAGCCACCAGCCTCAACTAAAGTTTCTTCGAGCAGGAAAATCTGCTGCCCTGCCACCAGGTTGACAGTTCCGCCGTTCTGGACAAGGAAATCAGAAACCAATATGGTTTCGGTGGCATCGTAACAAACATCGCTTTCATTGCCGACCGTTTCATGCTCTATGAACCGCTCTATTGGAACATCAGGACCAACAGGCACGCCTGTAGTTTCAATATCATCAATATCCCAATACCAGCCATAACTGCCGGTAAAATTCCATTTAAACCTCACGTTTTCCTGTCCGGCAACCTCCGGGATCGCAGCTTGAAAAACAGTGGGATTGGGAGTGGTAGCAATCCATTCTTCAAGTAATACCCAATTTAGCCCGGCATCAATTGTATAATACAACGAAGCGGATGTGCCGGCATACTCCCTGAAATAATGCACAAAAGAAAGGCTGACTTCTTCGAAACCCGAAAAATCAAAGGCCGGGCTCACAAGATCCGTATTCTGCGCATTGCCTATACCGAAACCATCGCTGTTCAAAAAGGCATAATAGCCGGTGGTGCCTGTTAATCCTTCGGTGTGCAAACCGAATTCCCAAACCTGGCCGTTGCCTTCATGATCCACAATTTCCCAGCAGCCTGGAAGCGAAGGCGCTGCATCAAAGTTTTCGGAAAACGAAGGGACAAAGTACATACACATTGTTTCGAAGGTTTCCGGGCCTCTCCAGATGCTTCGCTCCTCCCCTTCGCAATGCGACCTCACATAAAAATCGTATCCGGTGGAATTGGCAAGTTCACTCACTTGTAAAAATGTCTCAGTTAAATCAGCTATTAACTGGCCTTCGGTAAGCGGGTCAAAATCTTTTATTCCAATCTTCAAATCCCATACTGTTTCGTCCGAACCTTGTGTCCAGCTTAAGAGCGCAGAAGTTGGTGTGATGGCAGAGGCCAGCAGGTTAAGCGGCGGACTGCAAACATCAGATGGAGGAAATTCAATGAAATCAATCCATGCGCGATCCTGGCCCGTAGATACTGAACCATCTTTTGAGTATGTCCATCTGAAGTTGTTCAAGCCGGGCTGTAAGGCATAGCTTGCTTCGGCCCAGCCGGCAGCGCCTGACCAGGAACCTTTTTGTACGTCATTGATGTAAAACCTCAGGAAATCATAATCCTCCTCCGATGAAACCTTGTAATAAAACGAAATAAAGCCGTTGCTTTCAACGTCAAGCGAATACATCATGGACGAGGACTGGGAATGTGAGATATTGCCTGAGCGGGCTGCATATTGCCCGTGCCAGGCATCATCATCAGCAATAAACCAGTTTGCATTACCTGAAAAAGTCCATCCCGGTCCAAACACCCCTATTTCGAAACTTTCAGCTTCAGCGGCAGTAAGTTGAAAATTAAAGACATTGTTTCCGCTTGTAATCTGAACCGTTTCCTGCTGACTATAATAATTGCTTTCACTAACATGGATCGTATAAGTACCTTCATAAACATCTTCAATTAAATAATAACCATTGGCATCGGTATAAACTGGATCAACAGGTGCACCCATCAATTCAACTGATGCATTGGCGATGGGCTGGCCGTCGGCAATATCATACACATGGCCGGAGACATTAACAAATTGACTTTCAGCAAGTTCAACGTTCAGCACCGTTTGGCCGCTACTGTTGATGGTTACATTCTGAAAGGTTTGGGGCAAATAACCAAACAATGAGAAAGTAACTGTATAATTTCCATCGGGAAGCAAACGAAAATAACGGCCAAAATCCTCATTGCTTTTATACGGCTCACGATATAAACCTGTATTATCCATGCCTTCAACATACACTTCAGCCATAAGGGGTTCATCGGTGGTAGCGTCAGTTACCAGTCCTGTAAGCGTGGATTGATCAACCCGCTCAAGCAAAATCAGCGCTGCTTCAAGGTTGTCTTCGCAAATCTGTATAACCTGGCTTTGAGGAGGAATAAACTGGGTAGCCAATTCAATGGTATAGCAAAATATTCCATGCTCCCCGTAAGCATAATCATCGGTAACGCCTGCTGCCGGATACAGCGCCCAAGAAGGTTGCGGGGTATAGGTTCCTCCATTCAGTTTAGGAATTGTCTGAGCCATTTGCGTTCCCAGAGCTGCCAGCGCAGTGGCATCGGGGGCAACGGCATTTGAGACATAGCCATAAGGCCAGAGTACAAGCTGACTGTAAGTATGATAGGTAATTCCAGCAACAAAATGCCTGTCGAGCATCAGGTCACGCATGGCCTGCACTTCCGGTTCTGAAAATGCAGAAGGTCCGCGGTATAACATGCTGGATGGTGTTGCACTTGAACCTTGGCCGCCCCATTCCCAGCCGTAGTTTCGGTTGGGGTCAACACCATCGGGATAGGTGGAGAATGAACCGGGTGTAAGTTGGCCGTTGCTGTTGTTGTCACGGATGTTTTTGCGCCAGTTCTGATCAATCT
Encoded here:
- a CDS encoding GIY-YIG nuclease family protein, translated to MFFYVYVLRSKNDELLYTGYTSDLKKRLQFHNEGKVPSTKNRVPLELLYFEGCINQQDATRREKYLKSGNGKIYIKNRLRNFFYPTG
- a CDS encoding site-specific integrase — protein: MKSTITLEPGKHHEWEVVFLLFPKDQQLIQIVKALGCARWSVSRQRWYIVKEDFNLGAVFEALKPHAYLDYNALKRENQNPVVQTKDSPLNLKKALSGENGKLVEDFRLWMQHKRYSASTINTYIGSIKSFLEFNSHKPLTEISNDDMVNYVNSHIIPGGLSFSFQNQVVNATKLFFREIVKSRIEIDKLERPRREYKLPNVLSKEEVALILNASVNQKHRTMLSLIYACGLRRSELLNLKPGDVDSKRGMLTIRNAKGRKDRLVPISAKVIEMLRSYYKAYRPKVWLFEGQKPGEQYSATSLQEVFRAAVKKAVIRKPATLHWLRHSYATHLLESGTDIRFIQELLGHSPRWIKNEVVCFSMSMY
- a CDS encoding carboxypeptidase regulatory-like domain-containing protein, whose protein sequence is MKKITILFFFLSLFTLITAQENLVIRLDNPSREALKFFLTNEYDIASYHPGEYLDIVVDSTEFQRLLRIGYEFRVFQTQSDILSNLSVLTDIPGYRTYPVALAELQQIANTYPAICKLYDLGDSRGKQYYDGGNNNYVNYQHDIWALKVSSNVELDEDKPAVFYMGAHHAREPLSTEVTFYILNHLLQQYGTDPDITNSINTKEIWFVPIVNPDGHKIVLDQIDQNWRKNIRDNNSNGQLTPGSFSTYPDGVDPNRNYGWEWGGQGSSATPSSMLYRGPSAFSEPEVQAMRDLMLDRHFVAGITYHTYSQLVLWPYGYVSNAVAPDATALAALGTQMAQTIPKLNGGTYTPQPSWALYPAAGVTDDYAYGEHGIFCYTIELATQFIPPQSQVIQICEDNLEAALILLERVDQSTLTGLVTDATTDEPLMAEVYVEGMDNTGLYREPYKSNEDFGRYFRLLPDGNYTVTFSLFGYLPQTFQNVTINSSGQTVLNVELAESQFVNVSGHVYDIADGQPIANASVELMGAPVDPVYTDANGYYLIEDVYEGTYTIHVSESNYYSQQETVQITSGNNVFNFQLTAAEAESFEIGVFGPGWTFSGNANWFIADDDAWHGQYAARSGNISHSQSSSMMYSLDVESNGFISFYYKVSSEEDYDFLRFYINDVQKGSWSGAAGWAEASYALQPGLNNFRWTYSKDGSVSTGQDRAWIDFIEFPPSDVCSPPLNLLASAITPTSALLSWTQGSDETVWDLKIGIKDFDPLTEGQLIADLTETFLQVSELANSTGYDFYVRSHCEGEERSIWRGPETFETMCMYFVPSFSENFDAAPSLPGCWEIVDHEGNGQVWEFGLHTEGLTGTTGYYAFLNSDGFGIGNAQNTDLVSPAFDFSGFEEVSLSFVHYFREYAGTSASLYYTIDAGLNWVLLEEWIATTPNPTVFQAAIPEVAGQENVRFKWNFTGSYGWYWDIDDIETTGVPVGPDVPIERFIEHETVGNESDVCYDATETILVSDFLVQNGGTVNLVAGQQIFLLEETLVEAGGYLLARITETEDYCTQRASILLSEPIAISKPELLTDNSSLFKIFPNPASGIVTIELSEKLYEAESIIQVFSMTGELMLQRNSTNQNTIKLDFTLSQRDVYLICVTSGSSTASEKLIVD